The sequence below is a genomic window from Ipomoea triloba cultivar NCNSP0323 chromosome 10, ASM357664v1.
AAGCAGGCTGTCTGCAATGGACCTGCAATACCATTTGACAGAAGTAGAGAGCTGAGGCGGCCAAGTAATGCAGGAAATGGCGAATCCTTTCatggggtggtggtggtggtggatgcAGTTGCAGGAGGAGAGTTGGAGGGGAGTCCAGGGAAAGCGGGAGGCCCTTGAGCGAAGGGAAAAGGAAACGAGGAGAAGAAGCCCGGGGGAATGGTTGAAGGGTCTGGAAGAGTTGGGTTTGTGAGTCCAGGCAGTCCAGGCAGCCCGGGGAGAGATGGCGCCTGCAAGAGACGACGAGCCAGCACTGTGTTCTTGGTGGCGCCACTGATCCCTGAAAGTGACAGTGCAgtcaagaaaaggaaagcaaaCAGCTTTGGGTTAGCCATGTTGAGTCTCTGATCTGCTGGTTATTAGTGTGATGGGGAAAGTTTGAAGTTACTGAGAGGTGAGTGTATGGGAATCTTGGTGATGTTTATATACAGGAAGGATCATTGGGTACTGCTGTTATGGCTAGCCTGCAGGCCCTACCGTTCTTGGTTCTTAAATGCCGCCATGGTGGTTAGATTGGCAGTTAACCAGCCACCAGGGCCATCCAACGGCAGATTATGTCAAACTCGGTACAAACTACTGcattaaagaagaagaaaaaaggaaaaggaaaaagtgaCTTTCAATACATTTTTTGATGTCTGTTGTCTAAGAGTAGGAGGGGCTATTGCGCGGTCTTCTTGTTAATTTTTGCTGCACAGAAATGAAAGCTTTTGGCTGGACATTTGAAGCGTTTTACGGCTGTAGTTAATGCAGAGTTCAGAAGGAGCAGCTGGTTTGGTAGATTCATTTAAATACTTTCAAGTCTTGAAGCTAAATTGCCAGCAAGATTGCAGACATTCAAACCAATTTGTGGTAAATGGACACATGCTGTTTAGCTTTTGTCCAATGAGAATCCCTTGTTGGGGATGACCGTTGCCAAAAGTCATTAAAGCAGAAGGGCAGTTCCATCTACCATTTTTAACAGTTAGGTGCAGAAACTTCTGGTTTAGGACATAGTTAGTCCTGCAATCCTAAGAGCCTTTTTGTTAGCAAAGCCACTTAATTAGGTAGATATTGGTTACTAGGTACTTGGAAGTTGAAACCCATTATTCTACAAGCCTCAGTTTCAAAAGATTGTTTTTTATTGTGTAGCTCAGGGTTTCCACCGTcggacacagtgactaatcccctcGTTGGATTGTAGCCTCAGTTTCAAAAGATTGTGAGGTTTCATTAAATGAACTGGTTTGATTTGTTGCCAGTATCCATATGatgaaatcaagaaaataaCTATTATGCTTTCATATGTCAAAGCCCTTGAGACATGTTTCTTGTTTACTTGAATGTTGTGTTTTCACTTATGAATGGTTGTACTAGGAATGGGAAATTATAACAATATGAAATACAAAAGCAAGATGAGTAATGAAACTGGGGATAGAAAGGATTATGGCGCACCGCAGGAATTCTGCAGAAAGTAGCTTTCAAGGGAACTAAGGGTTTCCTGGGAGTTGAGGCACTGGCTTTTGCAGAGTTGGGAACTCAGGCCTTGGTCTGAATGGCACCACTGGTTTTCGGATTGTAGGCCCTTCGGGTCTTGGGAATGCTGGCAGCTCGTGCTCCGGGACTGTTGGTAGCTGTGGCTGTTCTGGCTTTGGGAATTCAGGCACTTTAAGTTCATAGTTTGGTACTGTGGGAATTTCAGGAATTGGCAGTTCAGGCAAGGTTGTTGTCTCCAGAAAACGCCGCGCCTCTGTCGAGCTGGTTGCTGACAGAGTGACCAGGAAAACCAAGAACAGGTATGGTGGATTGAAGTGATGAGCCATTCTGGGTGCAGATTGATGTTGTCCAGGCAAACCGGTTTCTGCTTTGATCAAGTCAATATGTTCTTGGCATGTAACATGATGAGTTTATATAGGAGATGGGATGTAGTAAAAGGCAAGTATTAGAAGATTCATAGAGTTAGTTCAAGCTctctatacatataaaattttgtcTTTGAAGCAGACTTTTCCTGGATGGAAATTTACTGGTGTCTTGCTCTTCTTTTTTACCATGACAGACAGACTGTTCTTCCAAATGGTTACCTAAACACAACCTACCATCACCATTTCAGACCAACTCTTTATTACTCACACTAACAGCACATATCTGCAAGGAAACATTATTATGGCAattttgagtgacgagggaaaccatCAGTCATTGTCCGAGGTGTACCACAATGAGATAAACTAGCTTAGGTTGTCCATAATtaactggctcaaaccaagatgGTCAATAGGCCGCACTGACTGGAAgccgaacttgtaaccttgtggttatcaagccaACAGCCTCTGCCCGAGGGTACCACAATGAGATAAACTGtcttaggttgtccatagctgactggctcaaaccaataTGGTCAATAAGCCGCTCTGACTGAAAGtcgaacttggaaccttgtggttatcaatCCAACaacctgaccaacttggttggggttgccCGGCAGCCTATATTTCATAAGTGCATGAGGTTAAGAGTTGAAAGAGAATGGATACTAAGACATCATTTTCCCCTTGAAGAACTAAATAGGAAAACTGCAGATTTTGCAGAAGAGTAGAAACATTTCTGAGATGGAAGGAAACAAATCATTTTCATTAGTACAGATATGGCTCACAGTTGATGCAAGTGTATTACTATATCTAAGTTGACACAAGGAGCTTTATACTAACTTGTAATCTATCTAAAAGCGAACAATGATAAATGGAGCAACTGAGAGTTAGGTCAGCTCCAAAATTCGCGGTTTTTTATACAGTATTGGTTGTGTACCATAGAGCTGCTTTTTGTATACCCGAGACTCCATTTCTCAAATGTACAATCAACAAAATCATAGTAGCCACCATGAATTAAAAGCTGACCTTCAACCACCTTGTTCTTAATCCACGGGTATGTAAGCAAGTTCAACAACGAGTGGTGGAGTGACTCCTGGAAATAGAAGAATGTGTTCTTTAGTTTTAGTTTTCTCCCCGAAAACAAAATCTTATAGCAAGTCAAATTTGCAGGTTTCTATTGTATTGATTGTTCAAACTGGAAATAGGCTCCTTTTTTCCACTAAAAATGTACCTTCTCGCAGTGCCTGCACTGCTCATCAAAGCTCAGTTTGGAGGCAATGGCCTTTGTGTTAGACCTCGCGTTCTTCCCAATAACTACCCAATTATGGAGAAAACTACTGCAGAGAAACGTAACAGATTAAACAGGTAAGTGCACTTTCCTAAATTTCGACACTCTCTTGTGTTTGTGCCTGTGCCTATGCCCAGACACGCCTGGGGGACAaaactgaaaactgaaaactgaaaaggaGCAAACCTTGAATTCGTCTCATCTTCCATACTCATCAAGGCACGAATGCCCCCGCAGCAGCTATGGCCAACAACCAGTATATTTTCCACCTGCAAAGAGTTCGTGCCAAATTTTGAAGCATCAAAATTTGACAGGcatcatttatatatacataaaaatgaaGCAACACTCTGAATGGTAGGTCACGTCCTCCTTccaaaagaagagaaaaatacattttcaaatcATCATATGTTATTGCAACAGATAGCTTCATTCAGCTGCATATTCCGTAAGAACTAAGAAGTAATAGAAGTCACAGGAACAAGTTGATCATCCGCTAGATACCCAATGAATCCTAAATTTGGAGTCATggagaatttttaaaaataaaaataaaaaccagtATGTCAGTATGATGATCGGCAGAATTGACTCACACAGAGGGTGTTAACAGCAAAGTCAAGAGCAGCATTTACTTCTGAAGGGCCATTCTGCATGAACAGCAAAACtatattcatatatatcttGGATGCATATTACTTCACTAGAGATGTAGCAATGGATTAGAAAGTGGTGTGTGCCTAGTAATCAGCAAATAGAACAGATTAGTTACCTCATAAGAAGGCACCAGATTTGCAATGTTGCGGATTACAAATGCTTCTCCAGGTTGAAATCCCAGGACAGCTGAGGGACAAACCCGAGAGTCTGCACAAGCAATCACCATAAACTGTCCTTCAAACAGGTAAGAATTTTCATCACATGGACTGCATAATTATGCAAGTAGCATAACTTAATGATCAAACAGAAAATTCCAAAAATGAGCAAATGCAGAACATATACCTTTGGTTCTTGAGCATTTGCAAGATCCTTAAAGTGTTCTATATTGGCCCTAGTTCAAGAAAAGAAGCAACCAATCAGATTGGGGCCACCCCTAACTTCT
It includes:
- the LOC116032213 gene encoding beta carbonic anhydrase 5, chloroplastic isoform X2, whose amino-acid sequence is MELRSLQMANPVLHSSIPDLPRTTSATTQIFGAQLRFLEIEQTHIRLSSSSRNTLALRLKSPREPMGLTQEIVGDEQKSTVLTQSASDLFTKMKDRFLSFKKDKYLANIEHFKDLANAQEPKFMVIACADSRVCPSAVLGFQPGEAFVIRNIANLVPSYENGPSEVNAALDFAVNTLCVENILVVGHSCCGGIRALMSMEDETNSSFLHNWVVIGKNARSNTKAIASKLSFDEQCRHCEKESLHHSLLNLLTYPWIKNKVVEGQLLIHGGYYDFVDCTFEKWSLGYTKSSSMVHNQYCIKNREFWS
- the LOC116032213 gene encoding beta carbonic anhydrase 5, chloroplastic isoform X1; this encodes MELRSLQMANPVLHSSIPDLPRTTSATTQIFGAQLRFLEIEQTHIRLSSSSRNTLALRLKSPREPMGLTQEIVGDEQKSTVLTQSASDLFTKMKDRFLSFKKDKYLANIEHFKDLANAQEPKFMVIACADSRVCPSAVLGFQPGEAFVIRNIANLVPSYENGPSEVNAALDFAVNTLCVENILVVGHSCCGGIRALMSMEDETNSSSFLHNWVVIGKNARSNTKAIASKLSFDEQCRHCEKESLHHSLLNLLTYPWIKNKVVEGQLLIHGGYYDFVDCTFEKWSLGYTKSSSMVHNQYCIKNREFWS